One Coprobacter fastidiosus genomic window, CATCGATTTTAAGACGTTCGAACAAAACTTCTCCTACTTGTCGTGCCGAACTGACATTGAATTCTGTTCCTGCCAATTGATAAATTTCCTGTTCGAGTTGCAGAACTTTTTCGGTAAGTAGAATCGAAGATTGGCGCAAAGCTTCGGTATCGACTCTGACTCCGGTGATTTCCATCTCTGCCAATACTCGTATTAACGGCATTTCGATGGAGTAGAAGAGGGGTTCGAGACCTTCTTTTTTTAATTCCTTTTCGAAGACATTTTTTAGTTTTAGTGTTATATCTGCGTCTTCGGCGGCATACTCACTGATCTTTTCGATCGGCACTTGGCGCATTGATAGCTGATTTTTTCCTTTAGGACCGATAAGTTCTTCAATGTGTACGGTTTTGTATTTGAGATAAATTTCAGCCAAGTAGTCCATGTTATGGCGTTGTTCGGGCTGCAATAAATAATGGGCTACCATTGTGTCGAAGAATTTCCCTTTTACAGTGATTCCATAATTTCTCAATACGATATAGTCGTATTTTATATTTTGACCTATTTTTAATGAGTTTGTATTTTCTAATGCATTTTTAAATTTATTTACAAGTTGATTCGCTTTATCCCGTTCTGTCGGGATAGGAACATAAAATGCTTTATTTTCTTGTAATGCAAATGACATTCCTACCAATTCGGCCGATATCGGATCGATTCCGGTAGTTTCTGTGTCAAAAGCAAAATATTCCGCATTTTCTAATTCGGTTATTAAATCAGATATTTTGTTCTCATTATCAATTATTTGATAGTCATGTTCTATGGTTTTTAACTCACTGAGAATCGAATATTTTTCTTCTTCTGTATTCTCGTCCGGAAATACGTCAAAGAGAGAAGCTTGAATAGGTGTTTTTGAAACAGTTGTTTTGTTAACTGTTGTACCTAATACTCGATCTGCTAAATTCCTAAATTCAAGTTCCTCGAAAATTTCCCGTAATCGGATTTCGTTTATCGCTTCTCGTAATAATTCTTTTTCATTGAAAATTATGGGGACGTCTGTTTTTATCGTTGCCAGAAATTTGGAAAATTCTATTTGTTGCTTGTTTTCTTCTACTTTTTTGCGTAACGCACCCTTCAACTGATCGGTACAGCAAAGTAAATTTTCGATAGAGCCGAATTCATTGACCAGTTTTATCGCTGTTTTTTCTCCTACGCCGGGACATCCCGGGATATTGTCTGACGCATCGCCCATAAGCCCGAGTATATCGATAACCTGTTCAGGACGTTCGATGGAGAATTTTTGTTTTATTTCTTCAACTCCGCGTACTTCGAAATCTCCTCCTCCGAATTTGGGTTTGTAGATAAAAATGTGAGGACTGACCAATTGCCCGTAGTCTTTATCCGGGGTCATCATATACGTATCGAACCCTTCTTTTTCAGCCAGCTTGGCCAGTGTGCCTATGACATCATCGGCTTCGAAACCGGGAACTTCTATGATAGGTATATTGTAGGCTTTGATAATTTCTTTTATAATAGGTACGGATTGTCTTATTACCTCCGGAGTTTCTTCTCTCTGTGCTTTATAAAGCTCATATGCTTCGTGCCTGAAAGTCGGACCACTGGGATCGAATCCTACTGCAATATGGGAAGGATTTTCTTTTTTCAGTACGTCTTCCAACGTATTTACAAATCCGAATATAGCGGAGGTATTTACTCCTTTAGAGTTGATTCTCGGATTTTTGATGAATGCGTAATATGAGCGGTAGATGAGTGCGTAGGCATCCAGTAAAAATAGCTTTTTTTCTTGCATTTGCAGGCTGTTTTTAATGTACTTTGTTTTTATATCGGGAAAAAATTTCCCTTATTTCCCGGTAAATTTACAATAAATATGGATATTCTTTTGTTTTATTGCTATTTTTGCACATCATTAAAATAATATGGATAAACTATCTATTATACAGCAGCCTATTCTTGATGAATTGGAGATTCTGAACCGGACTTTGGCAGAGACGTTGAATACAAGCAGTCCGATGATGAATACCGTTGTTGATTATTTTCTCGGAACGAAAGGCAAGCAAATACGTCCTATGTTGGTGTTGTTGAGTGCCCGTTTATTTGGGAAAATCAATGCTGTTACTATCGATGCTGCTGCTGCTATAGAACTTTTGCATAATGCCAGTCTTATACACGATGATGTTGTCGATGAATCGAAGCAACGTCGAGGAAAGCCCACGATTAATGGAGTTTGGGATAATCGTATAGCAGTGCTGGTAGGTGATTATTTTGTCTCTTGTGCGTTGAAGCGTTCTATTTCTACCGGGATTCTGGAGGTTATTAATACGCTGGGATTTTTAGGTCAGGAATTGGCGAAAGGAGAGATCGACCAACTTTCGATAGCTCAAGATCATGTTTTGAATGAAGAAGCCTATTTTAATGTAATCCGTCAGAAAACGGCGTCCTTGTTTATCTCCTGTATGAAAATGGGGGCTTTATCGAATGGTGCATCTTCTGAAGCTATCGAACAATTAATGGTTTTCGGAGAGAAACTGGGGCTTTGTTTTCAGATAAAGGACGATACGTTCGACTATTTTTCGGATGATACTATTGGTAAACCTACCGGAAATGATTTGAGGGAGGGCAAAGTTACTCTACCTTTGATTTTTGCGGTTCGGAATGCTACGGATGTTGAAAGGGATGAGGTAATGGCAATTTTGAGGCAAAAAGAATTATCCGCTAAGGATATCGATAAGTTGACCGAATTTGCAAAATCTCATGGAGGGATAGAGTATGCTAAGAAGGTTATGGAGCGTTTACGAACAGAAGGCTATGCGGCTTTGGCTTCTTTTGGTGAAAATCCCGTTGTGACTTCTCTAAAAGCTATTTTAGATTATACGATCGATAGAACAAAGTAACTGAAAATAGGATATTTGAGAGAAATAAAAAGGGGATACTTCCATTCGGAAAAGTATCCCTCTCTTTTTTGTATTTAGAAAAATTTGACCGGGCTTCCGGCTATGGAGCTTAACAAATTGTTTGCTAAACGACTGGCACCTAAACGGAAATATTTTTTATCCAACCATTTTTCTCCGAGAACTTCGGCGACAATGCAATAATATTTTACGGCATCTTCTGTGGTAGATATTCCTCCGGCCGGTTTGAATCCGATCATTGTTCCGGTTTTATCGTAATATTCTTTGATTGCCTGGCACATGACATAAGCAGCTTCGAGGGTTGCCGCCGGTTCCATTTTTCCTGTTGAAGTTTTAATGAAGTCTGCTCCTGAATAGATCGCCAATATAGAAGCTTTTTTTATGTTTGAGGCTGTTTTCAGCGCTCCGGTTTCAAGAATTACTTTCAGGTGAGCATCCCTGCAAGAGTGTTTGATTTCTTCGATTTCATCGCACATTTCTTCGTATTCTTCCGCTAAAAAGTTCCCGACATTAATCACAATATCTATTTCATCAGCTCCATCGGCAACAGCTAATGCCGTTTCTGCAACTTTTACTTCGGTAAAGGTCTGAGAAGAGGGGAATCCTGCCGAAACGGCAGCGATATTTACATCGGATACTTCCAGATTCATGCGGACTGTTCCTGCCATATTGGGATATACACATATCGCGGCAACGTTATTCATTTCGGGATGTTCATTTTCGAAATCGTTTACCCGTTTTGTAAAATTCGTGATATGTTGTGCTGTGTCGGTCGTGTTGAGGGAAGTCAGATCTATACAGCCGAAAAGGAATTTATAAACATCCGTATTGCTGTATTTCGA contains:
- a CDS encoding polyprenyl synthetase family protein, whose translation is MDKLSIIQQPILDELEILNRTLAETLNTSSPMMNTVVDYFLGTKGKQIRPMLVLLSARLFGKINAVTIDAAAAIELLHNASLIHDDVVDESKQRRGKPTINGVWDNRIAVLVGDYFVSCALKRSISTGILEVINTLGFLGQELAKGEIDQLSIAQDHVLNEEAYFNVIRQKTASLFISCMKMGALSNGASSEAIEQLMVFGEKLGLCFQIKDDTFDYFSDDTIGKPTGNDLREGKVTLPLIFAVRNATDVERDEVMAILRQKELSAKDIDKLTEFAKSHGGIEYAKKVMERLRTEGYAALASFGENPVVTSLKAILDYTIDRTK
- the deoC gene encoding deoxyribose-phosphate aldolase; this encodes MDKYNEALQNYNTNLNDDVVKQEVEQILRENLSKYSNTDVYKFLFGCIDLTSLNTTDTAQHITNFTKRVNDFENEHPEMNNVAAICVYPNMAGTVRMNLEVSDVNIAAVSAGFPSSQTFTEVKVAETALAVADGADEIDIVINVGNFLAEEYEEMCDEIEEIKHSCRDAHLKVILETGALKTASNIKKASILAIYSGADFIKTSTGKMEPAATLEAAYVMCQAIKEYYDKTGTMIGFKPAGGISTTEDAVKYYCIVAEVLGEKWLDKKYFRLGASRLANNLLSSIAGSPVKFF
- the polA gene encoding DNA polymerase I → MQEKKLFLLDAYALIYRSYYAFIKNPRINSKGVNTSAIFGFVNTLEDVLKKENPSHIAVGFDPSGPTFRHEAYELYKAQREETPEVIRQSVPIIKEIIKAYNIPIIEVPGFEADDVIGTLAKLAEKEGFDTYMMTPDKDYGQLVSPHIFIYKPKFGGGDFEVRGVEEIKQKFSIERPEQVIDILGLMGDASDNIPGCPGVGEKTAIKLVNEFGSIENLLCCTDQLKGALRKKVEENKQQIEFSKFLATIKTDVPIIFNEKELLREAINEIRLREIFEELEFRNLADRVLGTTVNKTTVSKTPIQASLFDVFPDENTEEEKYSILSELKTIEHDYQIIDNENKISDLITELENAEYFAFDTETTGIDPISAELVGMSFALQENKAFYVPIPTERDKANQLVNKFKNALENTNSLKIGQNIKYDYIVLRNYGITVKGKFFDTMVAHYLLQPEQRHNMDYLAEIYLKYKTVHIEELIGPKGKNQLSMRQVPIEKISEYAAEDADITLKLKNVFEKELKKEGLEPLFYSIEMPLIRVLAEMEITGVRVDTEALRQSSILLTEKVLQLEQEIYQLAGTEFNVSSARQVGEVLFERLKIDEKAKKTKTGQYSTTEEILEKLRSKHPIVGKILEQRGVKKLLSTYVNALPELINPKTGKIHTSFNQTVTATGRLSSSNPNLQNIPIRDSEGREIRRAFIPDDRCLFFSADYSQIELRIMADLSEDPNMIEAFTSGKDIHAATAAKIYKIPIEEVTPNMRRKAKTANFGIIYGISVFGLSDRLNIPRSEAKELINGYFETYPHIKEYMDKSIQIAREKGYVETISGRKRMLPDINSKNSIVRGYAERNAINAPIQGSAADIIKIAMVRIFDRFEKNGLKARMILQVHDELNFSVPENEIEIVEHIVKEEMENAYQLKVPLIADSGIGKNWLEAH